The following proteins are co-located in the Megalops cyprinoides isolate fMegCyp1 chromosome 15, fMegCyp1.pri, whole genome shotgun sequence genome:
- the slc30a6 gene encoding zinc transporter 6 isoform X2, translating into MNPFFLINIAGALSLCITYMLIEINNYHAVDTASAVAIALMTFGTMYPMSVYSGKVLLQTTPSHVIGQLDKLLREVSTLDGVLEVRNEHFWTIGFGSLAGSVHVRIRRDANEQMVLAHVTNRLYTLVSTLTVQIFKDDWIRPSLATGVLSAGVLSPPDYGVPSPPSKPAEELDPLTSTPAKSGSPPPEFSFNTPGRNINPLLLPSAQPQRPYSLGLGYGASPYSSAFSQAWPRPTGGPGLGLGAGVGMPSAQGFRTAFGTAPHRYGTHMAPQQFGQYRS; encoded by the exons ATGAACCCTTTCTTCCTGATCAACATCGCCGgggccctgtctctctgcatcaCGTACATGCTCATCGAAATCAA CAATTACCACGCCGTGGACACGGCCTCGGCTGTCGCCATAGCGCTGATGACCTTTGGCACCATGTACCCGATGAGCGTGTACAGCGGGAAGGTGCTGCTGCAG accACGCCCTCACATGTGATTGGCCAGCTGGATAAACTCCTCCGAGAG GTCTCCACTCTGGATGGGGTGCTGGAGGTCAGGAATGAGCACTTCTGGACCATCGGCTTTGGCTCTCTG gCTGGCTCCGTCCACGTCCGAATTCGCAGGGATGCCAACGAGCAGATGGTGCTGGCCCACGTGACCAATCGTCTCTACACCCTGGTCTCCACACTGACGGTTCAGATTTTCAAGGATGACTGGATCCGGCCCTCCCTGGCAACTGGAGTCCTTTCAGCTGGCGTGCTGAGCCCCCCAGACTACGGCGTCCCGtcccccccctccaaacccGCCGAGGAGCTGGACCCCCTCACCTCTACCCCGGCCAAGTCTGGCAGCCCGCCACCTGAGTTCTCCTTCAACACGCCGGGAAGGAACATCaaccccctgctgctgcccagCGCGCAGCCCCAGAGGCCTTACAGCCTGGGGCTCGGGTACGGGGCTTCCCCATACAGCAGTGCGTTCAGCCAGGCCTGGCCTAGGCCAACCGGTGGGCCGGGCTTGGGCCTAGGAGCAGGCGTCGGTATGCCGTCAGCACAGGGCTTCAGAACTGCCTTTGGCACTGCGCCACACAGATATGGAACGCACATGGCCCCACAACAGTTTGGCCAGTACCGGTCCTGA